The Dehalogenimonas lykanthroporepellens BL-DC-9 genome includes a window with the following:
- a CDS encoding UspA domain protein (PFAM: UspA domain protein~KEGG: det:DET0640 universal stress protein), giving the protein MAYRKILVPLDGSESAEQALPFVRQVAGSDTELVLFSVCPEDEQRLCRLNQVYLEVQSKALEADGFKTSIRTEPGELAERIKRFVARQKVDLIVACRQPHTDLNREDKMLQNLVSKQCSLLLIKPGTVNRPIKRILLPLDGSVLSEEVVPYVLELAGNTGAEVVLLSVNAFPEIHSDRPPSARPSWEEYALILMKETREQAGDYLERVSDEFSAADVPARTLVLFGGVAESILKASEDEKADLIAMSTHARSGIDRWVFGSVTATVSATSRLPLLLVKGS; this is encoded by the coding sequence ATGGCTTATCGTAAAATACTGGTGCCCCTTGATGGCTCGGAATCGGCAGAGCAGGCTCTGCCTTTTGTCCGGCAGGTAGCCGGTTCCGATACCGAGTTGGTGTTATTCAGCGTCTGCCCGGAAGACGAACAGAGACTGTGCCGGTTGAATCAAGTTTATCTGGAAGTTCAGTCCAAAGCCCTGGAGGCCGATGGTTTCAAGACCAGTATTCGTACCGAACCTGGAGAATTGGCCGAGCGCATCAAGCGGTTTGTCGCCCGGCAGAAGGTGGATCTGATTGTTGCCTGCCGCCAGCCGCATACTGACCTGAACCGGGAAGACAAGATGTTGCAGAACCTGGTTTCGAAACAATGTTCTCTACTGTTGATAAAGCCCGGAACGGTCAATCGGCCCATCAAGCGGATTCTGTTGCCGCTGGATGGTTCGGTGTTGTCCGAAGAGGTGGTGCCGTATGTCCTTGAACTGGCCGGCAATACCGGTGCCGAGGTGGTGCTGTTGTCGGTCAATGCCTTCCCGGAAATTCATTCCGACCGGCCGCCCTCAGCCAGGCCGAGCTGGGAAGAATACGCCCTCATTCTGATGAAGGAGACTCGGGAGCAGGCCGGTGATTACCTGGAAAGGGTGTCCGATGAATTCAGCGCCGCGGACGTGCCGGCGCGAACCCTGGTGCTGTTCGGTGGCGTGGCGGAGAGCATATTGAAGGCCTCCGAAGATGAAAAAGCGGATTTGATAGCCATGAGCACTCATGCACGGTCCGGAATCGACCGCTGGGTGTTTGGGTCGGTAACGGCGACGGTCAGCGCCACCAGCCGGTTGCCCCTGTTGTTGGTAAAGGGAAGCTGA